DNA sequence from the Coregonus clupeaformis isolate EN_2021a chromosome 13, ASM2061545v1, whole genome shotgun sequence genome:
AATTCTAAtgtgtataaaataaatatattccactttgacattacagagtattttgtgtagatcgttgataTCAATCAATTTCAACAGTAAATCAAATACAATAAAATCATTAGGCCTAATCAAATAATTTCCCATTAGAATGGATAAGgcaatatgtttttttgtttttttgtcagcAATCGGAAACATCTGGCCTAAAACAAGATTACAGACTTCTAGGACGACCACTGTACAAATTGGATATCAACTGGCCCAAATATCCCGAGCTTTTCAGCGGCGAGGTATTTGGAGTGGCTGTCAACCAGTATGCCGGTGTGGTATATGTTGCACAGGTCAGTATGTTATCTTCATGTCCTGTATTTTATTTATAACAAATGGTGTTATGATACAAAACTGAAAGAGACAAAGGGAAAAGAGAAAGCAAGGCTTAAAAAACAGATTAACATAACATTATCATTGTAAAAACAGTGCTGTGAGTACAAATGTGCTATACAAAATAGATGACAATGTAGGGTATTAAATAGCCAAACTTCTATGTCCTAGAGAGGTGAGACAGTGCCAAAGGTGCTGGTGTTCACCACAGACGGAGAGTTCCTACAGGCCTGGAACACAAGCACCCTGGAGATGCCCCATGGGATCTTTTTGGCCGACGCCTCCACCAACCCCACCGTGTGGGTCACGGACGTAGGAAACGGTGAGGCCTCACAGCagacctgggcccggtttcccattAGCGATGGAATTTAAGCTTATGAGTGTTTTATCGATGCACctttcctacaacggccgaagatgtaacatgcgtttcccaaaacaccggGCAGAGAGAACGGTTGCTAAGTGCGTCgttggagcatgtgtcgatactgataggatcgaaaggaAGGGAGTGCTGCTTTCAGATCAGCTTTCTTCATTCAGCTCTTTCCTCAACATTgtaattacagtgcatttggaaagtattcagaccccttcactttttccacattttgttacattaaagccttattctaaaatggattaaataaaacattttccacatcaatctacatacaataccccataatgacaaagcaaaaacatgtttttagaaatgtttttacataagtattcagaccctttgctatgagacttgaaattgagcttagctgcatcctgtttccattgatcatccttgagatgtttctacaacttgattggagtccacctgtggtaaattcaattgattggacttgatttggaaaggcacatacctgtctatataaggtcccacagttgacagtgcatttctgagcaaaaaccaagccatgaggttgaaggaattgtccgtagagctccgagacaggatcgtgtcgaggcacagatctttgGAAGGTTACCCCAAGATTTCTGCAGCaatgaaagtccccaagaacacagtggcctttgtcattcttaaatggaagatgtttggaaccaccaagactcttcctagagctggcctcccggccaaactgagcaatcgggggagaagggccttggtcagggaggtgaccaagaacccgatggtcactccgaaagagttccagagttcctctgtggagatgggagaaccttccagaaggacaaccatctctgcagcactccaccaatcaggcctttatgatagagtggccagacggaagccactcctcagtaaaaggcacatgacagcccgcttggagtttgccaaaaggcacctaaagaactctcagaccatgagaaacaagattctcttgtctgatgaaaccaagattgaactctttggcctgaatgccaatcgtcacgtctggcggaaacctggcaccatccctacagtgaagtatggtggtggcagcatcatgctgtggggatgttttttagtggcagggactgggagactagttaggatcgagggaaagatgaacggagcaaagtacagagagagccttgatgaaaacctgctccagagtgctcaggacctcaggctggggcgaaggttcaccttccaacaggacaacgaccttaagcacacagccaagacaacgcaggagtggctttggaacaagtctctgaatgtccttgagtggcccagccagagcccggacttcaacacgatcgaacatctctggagagaacctaaaaatagctgtgcagcgacgctccccatccaacctgacagcgcttgagaggatctgcagagaagaatggtagaaactctccaaatacaggtgtgccaagtttgtagcgtcatacccaagaagactcaaggctgtaatcgctgccaagggtgcttcaacaaagtattctgaatacttatgtaaatgtgatatttccgtttttttttttatacattagcaaacatttctaaatacctgtttttgctttgtcagtatggggtattgtgtgtagattgagggggacaaacaatttaatcaattttagaataaggttgtaatgtaactaaatgtggaaaaagtgaaggggtctgaatactttctgaatgcactgtatttcacaATACTGGCGACGTATCAGCTCCTATAGAGAGATTACCATTTACGGCTGCAAATATTTAggtggcttattctaatgcttacccaataaaaatgcTCTAAATCACAGATTTTGCACATTGCGCACGTTCAGCTGCACCATTAAATAttttgagacaaattacagactgtagcctacaagtagcaaatagaactcaattgattgaacatagCTTACTTGTTtatcttttaatgcagtcatTGCAGTTTTTATTTGAAGCCTATTTttatatgttgcttgtttgtatcaattgctaagacattggcaactttgtatatgtagtcaactttgttctgaagttattgaGGTCACAGAGAGATGGATAAACCATGTGGTtgtatgtttagcggagatcttctgtgtataaagtgacgcgggagggcaaaaaagcatctaacagcgcacttagctgttctacgagtggtctgatgCAGGCCTTAGAttacgagcgttttcaagtgcaacgttaataacgatggttttgggagaCCGCTCTGAGATTTAACGATGGTCCAACGAAGGTTCTaacaatgaacttagccttaatgAGCCACTGAACACGCCGATTGGCACGTATTTTTCTATTGCTCATTAGAAAAAGGAAATgtcagtcttggaggtgtgtttcttGACCGATTCCGCGTtttggttaatgatgtttgtccccTATGAGACACTGTAGATGCAgaagcctatttcacttcctcaaaatccccagaatgaatctaagaaCTCATGAAATCTgtaatatatttttacatttttgccGAGGATGTTTTAGATGCACTATTTTAGatctaactaaggtgtttggtgcagtttTTCTCAAGTAAAAAAATTTGCAaagtgttgtcttatgtaaacagtCGGAGCTGCTGGGCAGATAGAGAGCAATTACcgcagctgttcaccccatgttagtgggcaaatggacaaCGTCAAATCAAAACCTAACCTTCATTTTCCGGTGTGACACACAGATGTTCCAAACTCtgttttagacgagactgactttatgaccaaaatcatcctatttacactttgtagtcaattttgacactagaataactgtttctgactcatatcgatgccacatatgCCGCTTTCAAagggatttgttgctttttaaaggcaTATGCTttttaagatgcttttgggaaaccaggccctgggtcgtgttcattaggacaCGCAACAgacaacattttgcaatggaaaactaAAATAAGCGCTATTGTGAATGTATTCTATGTACTAAACACTTTAGTATAGACAGAATACGGTGTATTTACTTCATGTTAGTCATACACACATCTGGCTGATAAACAAGGGATCCAGCTAAAGTGCCTTGCCTAATAGAACACTGTTTTTACACAACCTCATCACTCATCTATTTCCCAAAACATAAGCCTCCTTGACCTGTCTGCTGTCTCATTGCTTAGATTGCTGCTGTAGTCTCAGTGTTGTGAGTAACTGTACTGTATTATTCCTATCCAATCTGTTGTAGGCCCGTATGGTCACTCCATTAAGCAGTACTCTCCCTCGGGCAAGCTGCTCCAGGTGCTGGGCTCAATGGGGGAAGCCGGCTCTGGGGTCAACCCTCTCCAGTTTGACCAGCCCGCTGAGGTCTTTGTCCACAGCTCTGGGGAGATCTACATAGTGGACGGGGACGGAGGGATGAACAACCGCCTCATCAAACTGTCCAAAGGTGATGATGACGTTATAACCACAGAGAGCCTAGAATAAGTTATGAGTTCTATATGTAATTATGTGGTTATAACATTACGTTCTGTGCCACAGCCACGCTTCCAGAATTCCATTTACATAAAAATTGAATTTCTAGAACAGACATTCCCATTAAAGTTCTGGTAATTCTGTATGTATGGCCATTAATATGATATGGTGATACTGCCCATTGAAATAACATAATGCTATAGCAATGATGTGATCCATGTTATAACCTCTATATGGTTTCTTTATAGACCTGGAGGTGCAATGGATGCACGGAGAGAAGGGCCAGGGCCTTGCACAGTTCTACATCCCCCATAGTGTGGCTGTAGATAACTATCAAAGGGTAGGTGCATTGTGCAGGTCTCTGCTGTACAAGCAGTGCTGTGTCGAAGTCAACTTaaattttacattgacattttagtcatttagcagacgctgttatccagagcgacttacaggagcaattagggttaagtgccttgctcaagggcacatcgacagatttttcaacttCAAGTTCAAAACATTATGGTCCAATATTGTGAAGTGATGTCTAAGCAGGCAGCTCGTGGTTTAAATGCTTCACAAGCTGAAATCCAAGTCTCATCTCACTCAACTTTATAGAACTGTACCTGATACAGATTGATGGCGACATTTTCGTAGTGCAAAGGAATTGTGCAAATTGCAAGAAATACTGTAACCCTCATAATTTTGCAGTGAAATGTAGTGTGAAACTTTTCTTCAATTATATGCGTTATAAGGAGGCGATTAATTTAAGTAGAGTTTAGTAAGCAGAGCATTACATaaatacacagtgtacaaaacattatttccatgacatagactgaccaggtgaaagctatgatcccttatagatgtcacctgttaaatccacttcaatcagtatagatgacagggaggagacaggttaaagaaggag
Encoded proteins:
- the LOC121579258 gene encoding NHL repeat-containing protein 3, whose translation is MKRRNPSCLIVTTMGTLFLLMVVLYGTINSQQSETSGLKQDYRLLGRPLYKLDINWPKYPELFSGEVFGVAVNQYAGVVYVAQRGETVPKVLVFTTDGEFLQAWNTSTLEMPHGIFLADASTNPTVWVTDVGNGPYGHSIKQYSPSGKLLQVLGSMGEAGSGVNPLQFDQPAEVFVHSSGEIYIVDGDGGMNNRLIKLSKDLEVQWMHGEKGQGLAQFYIPHSVAVDNYQRVWVADRGNKRIQVFNSVTGDWLGTWGSCFNEDAPYSVRLTPDQKYFVVVQLNTNQISLLEAPPVGVIGQCQVVSVIQLAEDVKPHLVDLDLKTGALYVAEIGAQQAQKFTPFSLGTGFL